The stretch of DNA ACGTTGGTTTTTATGCGAAGACCCATAACTTTTTCCTCCTTGATTGCCTGATAACCGCATAAGTGGAATGCGGGGCTGTTCGCAGTACCAACCTTGATACTTTGCGAACTTATGAGTCATTCACCTGTGTTCCATGGTGTTTCCGTGACCCATGTTTTCTTATCGAGGAAATAAATTGGTAAATTAGAAAAAATTATAGAAAATATAAAAATAATTAATTAAATTAATAAAATCATAATGTTGTATAAAAGTGTTATTTTATCTGTTTTTTAGGCTATTTGTTACTTTTAATACGAAATTATTGAGGTTTAGAAAGAACCATTTTTACAATAACTTACAAATATCTCACAATTTTCTTGACTTTTAGGGCGACTTCTGGTTCTCTTTCATAGGTTATAAAATGTTTTTTTACATAAAAACTAGGGGTATCGTAATGAATCGTCTTGACTCGATTAGTTTTGGCAAAATTGTGCAAATTAGAGAGCAGTTATTGAAGCTGCAAGCTACAGGAAAAAAGGTTTATCGCCTAGAGTCAGGTGATCCAAGTTTTTCAATTGCACCGCACATTACTGCAGCAATAGAAAAAGCACTTCATGATGGAAAAACTCATTATATTCCAAATAATGGAATACCAGAACTTTTAAAAGCTCTTTCCCAAAAACTTTATAATCAAAATAAAATTAAAGTAACAGAAAATGATATTTTTGTAACTAATGGTGCAATGCATGCTTTATATGTTGTTTTCCAATGTATGCTAGAGCAAGGCGATGAAGTTATAGTTCCCGAACCGCTATGGACTGAAATTGGAGAAAACATTCGTTTAGCAGGTGGTGTTACTGTATCTGTTCCTTTAACAAGACAAAATAATTATCAATATTCATATGAAGATATAGTTAAAAAAATCACCTCTCGTACCAAGGCAATCTTTGTAAATTCACCTCAAAATCCATCAGGTGCAATTGTTCCAAAAGAAGAATTACAACGTATTGCAAATTTAGCAGCAGAGCGTGGATTATGGCTTGTTTGTGATGAAGCCTATGAAGATCTAGTATATGAAGGAGAGCATTATTCACCAGCAAGTGGTTTAGAAGGATATGATAAAGCAATTTCTTTATATTCATTTTCAAAATCACATGCGATGAGTGGATTAAGAGTAGGTTATATTGTAACAACAAATAAATCTTTAAAAGAAAGAATTCCAAAGTTGTTACGTTGTACAGTAAATGGAATTAATAGTATCGCGCAATGGGGTGCATTAGCCGCAGTAACAGGACCTCGCGATCATTTAAATTATATGTTATCTGAATACAGAATTCGCCGTGAAATTATTTTTAATGCTGCTTCAGAAATTCCTGGCATTATCCCTTTTAAACCACAGGGTGCGTTTTACTTATGGTGTGAAGTAGAACCTCAATTATTGCAAAAATTGCAAATTAAATCTGTTTCTCAACTTTCTGACTTTTTAGCAGAACGTGGTATTGGTAGTGCTCCTGGTGATAGTTTTGGAATAAGCTGTGCAAATGCGATTCGTTTTGCTTTTAGTTGCAGCACTCAACAAGTAACTGAAGGTTCCAAAGCTTTAAAAGAAATTTTAATGCAAGATAAATAATTAAAATTTTTATTAACACTTTTCTTTAATAAAGTTAGATCCTACCTATTAAATCATTGAAGCAATGTTATTTTTATATTTATTGTAATTTTAGCAGTGCTTTCAAATAATTTTAATTTTATAAACAAAATTTCTATTAAACGATCTCATTTTATTTGAATTCATTAAAAAATATTTATTTAATAAATAGATTTTTTTTTTGAGAAAAATAGTTAATTTTTATCTTATTTTTTACCATAGGTAATAAATTTTTATAATTATTAAATAAATTAAAAAAATTTAATTTATTGACTTTAAAAAAAATAAATAATAATTTTTTAAATTATACAAACTTTATATATAATTTGTTTGTATTTTATAAAATTAAATAAGTCTATATAATTTTTGCAATTAATTAAGGAGTATTTATGCAAAATAAGAATCCCATTTTTATAATATTATATTTATTAGTTTTTATTTTAAACTTATCTTTTTACACTTCTTCTTATTCAGCAATCATGCCAAAATTAAATTCAAATGATCATATTACTATTTTTTTGGATGTTACTATAGTTGATGTAGAATCTGGAAAGTTAAAACCGAACTCATGGGTTTTAATTAAAGATAATAAAATAATTAATATAGGCTCAAAGAATAATCTTGTAATTCCTAAAAAAGCTAAGATAATCAACACAAAAGGAAAATATTTAATTCCTGGTTTATGGGATATGCATGTGCATATTTTTGATAGTCAAAAAATAGCATTTCCAAGTTTAATTGCCAATGGAGTTGTTGGTGTTCGTGACATGGGAGCTTCATTTGAACAAATTGAAAAGTGGAAAGAAGAAGCTTCAAAAAGTATTTATACTCCTAGAATATTTTATTCAGGACCATATTTTGATAATAAATTAAAATTAAACTATAGCTTTAGTGTTAAAACAGAAGAAGAAGCTAGGCAGGCAGTAAGATTATTTCAAGAAAAAGGGGTTGATTTTATAAAAACATACTCAGATCTTGAAAAGAATATTTTTAATGCATTAGTTGATGAATGTAAAATAAGAAAAATTCCTTTTGCAGGTCATCTTCCTGTAGAATTAAGTCCAATAGAAGCATCTAATTTAGGTCAAAGTAGCGTTGAGCATCTTGAATTCTTTGTTGCAGCATCAAAATTAGAAGATGAAATTAGGAGCGATCAATCTAAAACTAATAATCTTGAGGAACTTTTTCTCTTAGATTTAAAAGCAGCAAACAATATTGACTATGATAAAGAAAATAAAATAATAAATACATATTCAAAAAATAAAACTTGGCAGACACCGACATTGGCTGTTCAGCGAGGATTATTTGCAACATCAATAGATGAAAGATCCAAATATATTCCTAAAGATATAAAAAAGTTCTGGGAAAATTTTATTATTGAAATGAATTCTTCTAAAATATTTCAAAAAACATTAAGTCAATTATTTGAAAAAAATCTTGATATTATAGATAAAATGAATAAAGCAAAAGTTCCATTTTTAGCTGGAACAGACGCTAATTTAGAAGCTACTATAGCACTTCCTAATATTTTTTTTGGTTTTAGTATTCATGATGAAATGGAATTATTTGTAAAAGCAGGGCTTAAGCCAATAGAAGCATTACAATCGGCAACAATAAATCCTGCCAAGTTTTTAGGAATAGAAAAAGATTATGGTAGTATTGCAATTGGTAAAACAGCTGACCTTGTTTTATTAAATGAAAATCCATTAATTCATATTGAAAATACAAAAAAAATAGATTCTGTGATGATAAATGGAATCCTTTTTAATAAAAATGATATAGAAAAAATATTAAAACAGCTTCAAGATCAATAAGTTATTTTTTAATTTTATTTCAATTAGTAGCAATAATTTTAGGTTAATTTTTTTATTAATTTTATCATGATTTTTCTTAATTTAAATAATATTATAATGTTAATTAAAACTATTTTAATTATTGTTTTCTATGAAGTAAGATAAAGAAATATTTTATTGACTTTAAAATAAATAAATAATAATAATAATTTTAAGTAATTTTGCAATTAATTGGAGTATTTATGCAAAATAAGAATCCCATTTTTATAATATTATATTTATTAGTTTTTATTTTAAACTTATCTTTTTACACTTCCTCTTATTCAGCAATCATGCCAAAATTAAAGTCAAATGATCATTTTACTATTTTTTTGGATGTTACTATAGTTGATGTAGAATCTGGAAAGTTAAAACCGAACTCATGGGTTTTAATTAAAGATAATAAAATAATTAATATAGGCTCAAAAAATAATCTTGTAATTCCTAAAAAATCTAAAATAATAAACACGAAAGGAAAATATTTAATTCCTGGTTTATGGGATATGCATGTGCATATTTTAGATAGTCAAAAAATAGCATTTCCAAGTTTCATAGCCAATGGGGTTGTTGGTGTTCGTGACATGTCAGCTTCATTCGAACAAATTGAAATGTGGAAAGAAGAAGCTTCAAAAAGTATTTATACTCCTAGAATATTTTATTCAGGACCAGCTCTCGATAATAAAATAAAATCACACTTTAATATTAAAACAGAAGAAGAAGCCAGAAAGGCAGTAAGATTATTTCAAGAAAAAGGCGTTGATTTTATAAAACCATACACATGGTTAGAAAAAAATATATATTATGCATTAGTTGATGAGTGCAAAATAAGAAAAATCCCATTTGCGGGTCATGTTCCATTCGAAATGAGTCCAATGGAAGCATCCAATTTAGGCCAAAGTAGCATTGAGCATTTTGCAGAATTCTTTGTTGCAGCTTCAAAATTAGCAGATGAAGTATGGAACAATATAGCTAAAACTAATAATATTGAGGAACTTTTTTATTTAGATTTAAAAGCAGCAAATAGTATTGATTATGATAAAGAAAATAATATTATAAATGCTTTTGCAAAAAATAAAACCTGGCAGACTCCAACATTATCCGTCCAGCGTGGTTATTTTGCAACATCAACAGATGAAAGATCCAAATATATTCCAAAAAATATTAAAAAGTTCTGGGAAGATACTATTGCTGAAAGAAAATCTTCTGAAAGATTGCAAAAAATGAGTAGTGAAGTATTTGATAAATTCCTTATTCTTACAAATAAAATGAATAAAGCAAAAGTTCCCTTTTTAGCAGGTACAGACGCTAATATCTCAACTTTAGAAGCACTTCCAAATGTTTTTTATGGTTTTAGTATTCATGATGAAATGGAATTATTTGTAAAAGCAGGACTTAATCCAATAGAAGCATTACAAACGGCAACAATAAATCCTGCCAAGTTTTTAGGAATAGATAAAGATTATGGTAGTATTGAAATTGGTAAAACTGCTGATCTTGTTTTATTAACAGAAAATCCGTTGATTCATATTGAAAATACTAAAAAAATAGATTCTGTTATGATTAATGGGATTCTATTTAATAAAAATGATATAGAAAAAACATTAAAACAACTTCAAGATCAATAAAGTTTATATTTGTTAGGGTAACAATATTTTTTTCTAAATGTTGTTACCCTCTATGCAAATCATTAAAGCAAAATTATTTTTACTTTTATAGTAAAGCTTAACAATACTTCTGATCCACTTAAATTTAGAATTCTGTCTCGAACACCTTCTTCATTTATAAAATATTTTATGAATAAATATAAATGTTTGCCTATTTTGTTAAAATCAGTATTTTATGAGGATATCAAAAAGGAGTGCGGAATGACTTTTGAAAATGAATATGAGTGGACCGTGATTGGAGCTGGACCTGCTGGAATTGCAGCTGTTGGTAAACTTATAGACAATCATATTGATCCTAAAAAAATTCTTTGGATTGATCCTGAATTTAAAGTCGGAGATTTTGGTAAAAAATGGAGTAAAGTACCAAGCAATACAAAAGTAAGTTTATTTATAAATTTTTTAAATTCTTGCAATTCATTTGAATTTTTGAAATCAAATGTATTATTTGATATTCAAAAAATTTCAGCAGATGAAACCTGTGAGCTTGATCTTATGGTGCAGCCTTTGCAATGTATTACAAATACTTTAAAGTCAAAAGTTGTTTCTAATATAGATATTGTTAGCAGTTTGAAAATGAAAAATCGCTATTGGTTGCTTGAATTTAATAATCAGAATGCCATTATTTCAAAAAATGTAATCATGGCTATTGGTGCTGAAGAAAAAATACTTTCCTACCCAGATTTAAAAACAATTCCTTTAGAAATTGCGTTAAATAAACATAAATTAAAAGAGTATTGTCATTCTGATGATATTATATCTGTTTTTGGTTCATCTCATTCGGCAATTTTAGTAATACGAAATATACTTGAAAATTGCCCTAAAACAAAAATATTGAATTTTTATAAATCCCCTCTTTGTTACGCTTTAAATTGTGGTAATACGATTTTAAATGACAATACAGGATTAAAAGGAACAACTGCACATTGGGCTAAAGAAAATTTACATGGAAACTTACCAGAAAATTTAAATCGTTTTCTTGCAAATGAAGAAAATTTAAAAAATGAATTGTATAAATGTACTCATGTTGTTTATGCAATAGGTTTTCAAAGAAGAAAAATCATATTAGAAGGTGTTTCTGATTTTGAATACAATCCAAAAACGGGAATTATTGCGCCAGGTTTATTTGGTTTTGGAATAGCTTTTCCAGAGCTTAAATGTGATAGTTTTGGAAATGAAGAACACAGAGTTGGATTATGGAAATTTATGAATTATATTAATAATGTTCTTCCCATTTGGCTTAGATACTCCATATAATTTTGTTTACTAATCTCTATTTAAATATAAAAATACTTCTTACAAAGCATATGCCAATGTTTCTAATCTATCGGTGGATCAATAATATTTTGTTCTTACTTGAATAAATCCTATGAAGTAACAAAAAAAATAACAAATGTTTAAAATGTAGGTTGGATTTTGTAATTTTAATGACATAAGCATTTTTTTGCCTTTAACGAATTGAATAAAACCCGATTGAAATTAGATTTACGTTAATAAATTGGAACTTTATCAGGTATTAAGCATGGAAAGACTTTTTAGCATTCTTTTTTTATTTTTTTTTAGTACATTTTCTTATGCAAATGATTCAGATATGAAGGTAAATATTTTAGCAAGTGGTGGTTATTCAAATGTAATAATCGATGATAATTACTATAAGGGATACAATGCTTCAATTAAACTTTTTCTTCCTATTATCTCTGATTTATATTTTGGATTAGGAAGTAAGTTTGAATCTGTTTCAAATTCAAAACAATCAAATATAAGTTCAGCAGGTACTATTTCAGAAAATTTAACCAGTATTTTTATAGGAATTGACTTAGCCTATAAGTTTTCAATAGAGTTTGTTGATTTTCAAATAAATCCTTATAGTTACTATAGTATTTACGACAATTGGCAAAGAACAACTTCATTTTCTAATAGTAGTATTAGTATTACAGGAACAGCTTCTATAAATACAAATATTATTTATGGAATTGGTTGTTCAGCTTTATTTAATTATGATTCATTTTATTTTGGCCCATCTTTTTATTATTCAAGAGGATATATCGAAGCTCAAAATTATACAGATTCATTTCAATATAGTTCTTCATTTAATTCTGGAGTTTATGAAATATTAAATTACAATATTACAATAGGAATGTTTTTGTGAGAAAAAGAAAAATTTTTATAGAAATTGTAAATAAATTATTAGCTTTTTTTATAACATTTCAAATAATATCTTGTTCAAAATTATTGGATTTAAATGATGGTTCACTTAGTAGTAGTAATGGTAATTCTACTTCTTTAATTTATATTGTTAATACAAATAATAATTCAATTTTAAGTTGTTATGTTTCAAGCGAAATTAATAAAAATCAATGTATAAATTCAGGTGCAACAGGATTAAATAATCCAAATGGTATAGCTATTTATAATGGAATCGCTTTCATAACTAATTTTGGAACAAGCCAAATTATTTCATGCAAAATTAATGGTCCAAATTTACAAGGATGTGTTGATACAGGTGGAACGGGCTATACGGGGCCTGCTCAAATTATTATTCAAAATAATTTAGCTTATATAACAAGTAACTATACTGGTTTAATTTACTCATGCAGTATAAGCGGACAAAGTTTGACAGGATGTGTGAATACGGGGGCGTCAGGTTTAAGCGGGCCTTTAGATATTAAAATAATTAATAATATAGCTTATATTACAAACGCAACTGGAAATTCTGTGAGCACTTGTACGGTTTCTGGAACGACCTTTAGTGGTTGTGTAAATTCTGGTGCTTTGGGTCTAAGTGCTCCAAAAGGAATAATTATAAGTAATGGCTATGCTTATATAACGAATTACTCTGGAAACTCTGTATCGGTTTGTTCTGTTTCAGGAGCTTCTCTAAGTGGCTGTGTAAGTTCAGGTGCATCAAATCTTAATAATCCATATTCTACATTCATTTATAATCAAAAGATTTATATATCAAATTTTGGAACAAATACTCTTTATACTTGTTCTTTGAATGGAGTAAATATATCTGGATGTACTGATCTAGGTCTTTCAAACTTAAATGGTCCATCTTTTTTAGGAATGTAGATTAAATTTTATCAAATTTAATCATTTATTTGTATAATATGTTTGTTTTTCTTGGTTTTTTTATCAATTATTTTTAAATATAAAAAGATTTTCTATTGGTTTTAAATAAAAAAGCTTATTTTAATGTTACTTAACTAGTCCATTTTGCAAATTATTTCAGAAAAGTTCAAAATTTATTTTTATATACATTTGATATTGTTGGTTTATTTTAAATAAACACACTATAAAAAAATAAACGAATTCATTATATATAATAATTTCGTTTATTTTTTATAATAAAATCCGATTTATATTAAGTTTTTAAAATGAATAAGGGATGTATATGTTACTATTTATAAATAAATTATGGTTATTTAAAATATTAAGATACTTTTCACTAGTAATTATTCCAATATTTTTAATATCTTGTGATAATAAAGGCTCATCAAATTTGTCTGAAAATAATACAAATTCAAGCAATGTATTAAACGAAATAGGTATTGATTTACCTACTGAGTGTGAATAAGTTATGAAAAATTAAGAGGTAACAGAAATGGCAGTTAAAAAAAATATAATAATTATATCTATGTTTTTCTTTTTATTTTCAATAATGTTAATTAACTCTTGTAGCAAAAGCGGTTCTTCATCATCTTCCTCAGATTCTGCTAATTCAAATGCCAATGCACAAAATCCAAATGAAAATCAAGCAAATTTGAAAGTAATCATTCCTGTTCCTCAAATTTTAGCTTTATCAGGTACAAATAAAGAATATACGATATTAGTTAAAAACGAGGGTTTTAAATCGGCAAGCCATATTGTTTTTAGCGGATTTGAAGAACCTATTTCCTTATCAAATTCAAATGACACCAATAGCTGTGAAAATAAAGTTTTAAATAATAACGAATCATGTGAACTTAAAATTGTTTTTTCACCAAAAAAAATAATGAATGGAAAAAAAAGTATTTCGTTAAGTTACACAAATGATAATGATAATAAAAATGTTTCAATTCTATTTGATATTAACTATTTATCAAAGGGTTCAGTAAATCTTTTTATTCCATCTGTAGATCAGTTGAAAACATCTTTAACAGAGCCAGTCTCAAAAACGTTAACAATTAAAAATTTAGGGGAAGAAGAAATTACAGGGTTAAAGATTTCAAAGCTAGAAGCTCCCTTAGTTTCAGATTCAAAATGCTCAACTTCATTACAACCAGGTAGTACTTGTAATATTGATATAAATTTTGCATCTACTGCAGTCATAAATGGTGTAAAAAATTTGATGATTACCTATGACGATTTAGATCAAAATAGCAACGTATCACCAATAACAGTTATTGTTCCAATATCTTATGTTACAATAGGAAAATCAGATATTAGTATAAGTAACATACCTGATGCTTTATTATCAAGTGCAAATAAAACGTCTGAGCGTATTTATACAATTAAAAATAGTGGTTCAGCAAAAGCAACGAATATTATTTTACCAACATTTATAAAACCATTATCAAATGGAGGAACCACTTGTACTAAAGACTTAGACTCGGGGGACTCTTGCACATTTAAAGTTATTTTTAACCCAATGGGCGATAATAAAATAGATCAAAAAGATTATTTTTTTGAAATCTCTTTTATGGATGGAATTGATATCAAAAAAGTAGTTTCCAAAATAAGCTTTAAATCTATTTCTAATAATATTTTAAATTTAACACAATATAATGTAAGTTCTGCAAGTATACAAATAGATACGCCATGCAATAAAAAAGAAATTTACGGTAATGGTGTTCATAATATTCCCTTGGTTCCTACATTTAGTGCGACGGATGAAAATGGAAGAACTATTTCTTTATCATTGGATGAAATTATAGCTGCTACACAAGTTCAAGTTGTTAACGGTGGTATTAGTACAGATATTAATACCGTTAAATATACAGCAGATAAATATTCAAAATGTATGGATGGTACAAGCGTAAATTCTGAATTAAAAGCACTCTTTTTCACAACAAGTTTATCAGGACAAAAATTAGATATTGGAGCCAACATTACTTACATAGATAAATCTGGCAAAACAATATCTGTTAGTACTGATAATTATCAAGCAGGACGTGTGAATATTAATTCATTAGATAATCCATTAACAAAAGCATCTGGAGACTCTTATTTCAGTATGGGAATTGTTTCTGATAAATATATTGGTTCTTTAATAACAAGAGATAATTACCGTTTATTTAAAATTTCTCCTGATACAAAAAACTTTCCTACTTTAGATGGTTTATCTGACTTAACTCAAGTTCGTGTAACTTCATTAACTTATAATAAATCATCTGGTCTATTAAAAGTAGAATATACAGAATCACAAGTTCCAAATGCAACAAATTATATGATGCCCATTCATGGTTTTATTGGAGCTATAAAAGGTGATTGTATGAGAAGATATTATACTGGTTACTTTGTTTCAGGTAAACTTAAGTCAAATAATATTGATATTATTAATGTTAAAAAGATAGGTTCTTACGCAAGTGATGCTAATTTATCCCTTGCAGCCATTGGTAAAAATGATTTTGCATTTGCTTCTATAACAGATAGCTGTCTGCCTGGTTGGGTTGGAAATTATCAATGGTCTACTCCATTCACTTTTGAAATATTTGGACTAGATTCATTTGGAAATCCATTTAAGTCAATAAATAATTCAGAGTTTTAG from Silvanigrella paludirubra encodes:
- a CDS encoding pyridoxal phosphate-dependent aminotransferase, which translates into the protein MNRLDSISFGKIVQIREQLLKLQATGKKVYRLESGDPSFSIAPHITAAIEKALHDGKTHYIPNNGIPELLKALSQKLYNQNKIKVTENDIFVTNGAMHALYVVFQCMLEQGDEVIVPEPLWTEIGENIRLAGGVTVSVPLTRQNNYQYSYEDIVKKITSRTKAIFVNSPQNPSGAIVPKEELQRIANLAAERGLWLVCDEAYEDLVYEGEHYSPASGLEGYDKAISLYSFSKSHAMSGLRVGYIVTTNKSLKERIPKLLRCTVNGINSIAQWGALAAVTGPRDHLNYMLSEYRIRREIIFNAASEIPGIIPFKPQGAFYLWCEVEPQLLQKLQIKSVSQLSDFLAERGIGSAPGDSFGISCANAIRFAFSCSTQQVTEGSKALKEILMQDK
- a CDS encoding amidohydrolase family protein, encoding MQNKNPIFIILYLLVFILNLSFYTSSYSAIMPKLNSNDHITIFLDVTIVDVESGKLKPNSWVLIKDNKIINIGSKNNLVIPKKAKIINTKGKYLIPGLWDMHVHIFDSQKIAFPSLIANGVVGVRDMGASFEQIEKWKEEASKSIYTPRIFYSGPYFDNKLKLNYSFSVKTEEEARQAVRLFQEKGVDFIKTYSDLEKNIFNALVDECKIRKIPFAGHLPVELSPIEASNLGQSSVEHLEFFVAASKLEDEIRSDQSKTNNLEELFLLDLKAANNIDYDKENKIINTYSKNKTWQTPTLAVQRGLFATSIDERSKYIPKDIKKFWENFIIEMNSSKIFQKTLSQLFEKNLDIIDKMNKAKVPFLAGTDANLEATIALPNIFFGFSIHDEMELFVKAGLKPIEALQSATINPAKFLGIEKDYGSIAIGKTADLVLLNENPLIHIENTKKIDSVMINGILFNKNDIEKILKQLQDQ
- a CDS encoding amidohydrolase family protein, encoding MQNKNPIFIILYLLVFILNLSFYTSSYSAIMPKLKSNDHFTIFLDVTIVDVESGKLKPNSWVLIKDNKIINIGSKNNLVIPKKSKIINTKGKYLIPGLWDMHVHILDSQKIAFPSFIANGVVGVRDMSASFEQIEMWKEEASKSIYTPRIFYSGPALDNKIKSHFNIKTEEEARKAVRLFQEKGVDFIKPYTWLEKNIYYALVDECKIRKIPFAGHVPFEMSPMEASNLGQSSIEHFAEFFVAASKLADEVWNNIAKTNNIEELFYLDLKAANSIDYDKENNIINAFAKNKTWQTPTLSVQRGYFATSTDERSKYIPKNIKKFWEDTIAERKSSERLQKMSSEVFDKFLILTNKMNKAKVPFLAGTDANISTLEALPNVFYGFSIHDEMELFVKAGLNPIEALQTATINPAKFLGIDKDYGSIEIGKTADLVLLTENPLIHIENTKKIDSVMINGILFNKNDIEKTLKQLQDQ
- a CDS encoding pyridine nucleotide-disulfide oxidoreductase, with protein sequence MTFENEYEWTVIGAGPAGIAAVGKLIDNHIDPKKILWIDPEFKVGDFGKKWSKVPSNTKVSLFINFLNSCNSFEFLKSNVLFDIQKISADETCELDLMVQPLQCITNTLKSKVVSNIDIVSSLKMKNRYWLLEFNNQNAIISKNVIMAIGAEEKILSYPDLKTIPLEIALNKHKLKEYCHSDDIISVFGSSHSAILVIRNILENCPKTKILNFYKSPLCYALNCGNTILNDNTGLKGTTAHWAKENLHGNLPENLNRFLANEENLKNELYKCTHVVYAIGFQRRKIILEGVSDFEYNPKTGIIAPGLFGFGIAFPELKCDSFGNEEHRVGLWKFMNYINNVLPIWLRYSI